In the genome of Nocardioides palaemonis, the window ACCGCCGGCACCGGCTCGGAGACCTCGTGGGCCTACGTCATCACCGACACCACGACCGACCCGGACAACCCGCACAAGTACGTCGCCTTCGACGACGCCTCGGTCGCCACCCTGGCCATCGACGACCCGGTCCTCTACTACGACTGCCCCGTCGACTACACCGCCCAGTGCGGCTTCGACGTGCTCGCCCACGCCAGCGAGCCCTACGTGTCGCGACTCAACTTCGAGCCCTCGCTCGGCAACGCGCTGCGCGCGATCAAGCTGACCGCCGAGAACCTGCGCCAGGCCGTCTGGAACGGCCAGGACCTCGCGGGACGGCAGGGGATGATGTACGCCCAGTACATCGCGGCGCAGGCCTTCAACTCCGGCGGGCTCGGCATCATCCACTCGATCAGCCACGCCGTGTCGGCGTTCTACGACACCCACCACGGGCTCAACAACGCGATCGCGCTGCCCCGGGTCTGGGCGTTCAACATGCCCACCCAGTACAAGCGGTTCGCGGAGATGGCCCAGGCGATGGGGGTCGACACCTACGGCATGACCGACGTGCGGGCCGCGGACGCGGCACTCGAGGCGGCCATCCGGCTGCTGCGCGACGTCGGCATCACCGAGCGCTTCGTCGACGTCACCCAGGACACCTACTCCAAGAACCGGCTCGGCACCGGTCCGACGAAGTTCTACGAGAACGCCAAGGAGATCGTCGGCGACGCCGCGGACGTGGACCGGATCACGAACCACGTCCTGGGCGACGCGTGCACGCCCGGCAACGCGAAGGAGTGCACGTTCGAGACGGTCCGCCCGGTCGTCGAGCACTGCATGACCGGCGACCTCGACGACCTGCTCACGTGAGCGCCCCCGACCCGAGCACTCCCCCGTTCGCCGACGTCGGCGAGGTGCTGTCCCGCTTCCGCGAGCACGGCTACCTCGCCGACGAGCGGCTCGCGACGACGGTGTTCCTGCAGACCCGCCTCGACAAGCCGGTCCTGCTGGAGGGACCGGCGGGCGTGGGCAAGACCCAGCTGGCGACGAGCCTGGCCGAGGTGACCGGACGGCGGCTGCTGCGGCTGCAGTGCTACGAGGGCCAGGACGAGTCCAAGGCGCTCTACGAGTGGGACTACGGCAAGCAGCTGCTCTACACCCAGATCCTGCGCGAGAAGATCGGCCAGCTCGTCGCGGACGCCGCCGACCTCGGCGAGGCCGTCGACCGGATCGCCGCGCAGGAGAGCGTGTTCTTCTCCGACCGGTTCCTGGCGCCGCGTCCGCTGCTCGAGGCGATCACCTCGGAGGACCCCGTCGTCCTCCTCGTGGACGAGGTCGACCGCGCAGACGAGGCCCTCGAGGCGGTGCTGCTCGAGCTGCTGAGCGAGTTCCAGGTCTCGGTGCCGGAGATCGGGACGGTCCGCGCCCGCCACCTGCCCTACGTGGTGCTCACCTCCAACAACACGCGCGACCTGTCCGCCGCCCTCAAGCGACGCTGCCTCCACCTGTTCCTCGAGTACCCCTCGGCCGAGCGCGAGCTGGAGATCCTGCGGTCGAAGGACACCGGCCTGGCCGACGCCCTCGCCACCCGGCTGGTCGAGGTGGTCCGCGGGCTGCGCGAGCTCGACCTGCGCAAGGCGCCCAGCATCTCGGAGACGATCGACTGGGCCCACACGCTCGCGGTGCTGGGCGTGACCGAGCTCAGCGCCGAGGTGCTGGCCTCCACGCTCAACGTCGTCGTCAAGTACGAGCGCGACCTCGGCCGGGCCACCGCGGCGCTCCCCACGCTCGTCGACCCCAACGCCAGCGTGCCCGACCACCGGCACGTGCCGGGCCACGGTCACGGGCACGGCCACGGGCACGGCCACGACCACCCGCACGACCACGACCACGCGCCGGACGGCGACGTGGACGGGCGCGAGGTGCGACGCTCCAAGGACCAGCCGGGCCGCCACGACGAGGCCTACTACGGCGCACCCGGCAGCAGCGGCGGCGCGCGCGAGGTGACCGAGGGGCAGGGCGCCCGGTCGTTCGCGGCGCAGCGCGCTCGCAGGCGGCCGGTCTAGGAGTCGACGTGGAGGGAGCGATCCACCGGTTCGTCCGGCTGCTGCGGCTGCACGGGGTGCGCGTCAGCGTCTCCGAGGCCGTCGACGGCCTGCACGCGGCCGCGCAGCCGGGTGTGCTCGACGACCCGGAGGTGCTGCGCTCGGCGCTCGCGGTCTCGCTGGTCAAGGACCGTCGCGACCTCGCGGCCTTCGACCGCGTCTTCGACCGGTTCTTCGGACTGCGGCCGGTCGTGGAGGAGGACGACGCCGAGCACTCGCACGCCCACGACGACCTGAGCGACACGGGGTCCCTCGACGAGTTCACGCTCTCCGACGAGCCGGGCGACACCCCGGCACAGGGACACTCGCACGGGCGGCCGATGGACCTGCACCAGTTCTTCCGCCCGGAGGACATGGCGCAGCAGTACAACCTGCACCAGGAGGCCAACCGGCTCGACATGGCCCAGCTCACCGACGAGATCGTGCTCTCGGACGAGCAGGCGTCCGGCGCCGGCGAGGCCGCGCGGGTGCAGCTGTCGACACGGCGGCTGCACAACCCCGGCGCCCCGGGCGACCTCGCGACCCGGGCCGGGCTCGAGGTCGACGCCGAGCTCACCGTCGCGGAGGAGATGGCGCTGCTGGCCTGGCTCGCCGACGAGCTCCCGGACGCGCCCGACGACCTCGACCCCGACACCGCCGAGTCGTTGCGGGCGCTCCGCGAGCGGCTCGCGCCGCTGCTCGAGCAGCTGCCCGAGCGCCTGCGCGAGCACCTGCAGCGGCTGATGGAGCTCGAGCGGGAGGTCGAGGAGCGCGAGGTCGCGGCGGCACAGGCCGAGACGGTGGACGAGCAGGTCCGCGCCGACCTCGAGGAGAGCCTGCGCCGTCTCCTGCGCAGCCTGCACGGCGCGCCCCGCCCTCGCCGGCGGACCGCGGCGCGCGGTCAGGTCGACGGCGCCCGCACGATGCGGCACAACATGCGCTTCGACGGCGTGCCGTTCCGACCGGTGACGGTCAGCCGGGCCGAGGACCGCCCGCGCCTGCTGGTCCTGTGCGACGTGTCCCTGTCCGTCCGGATGACCGCCCGGTTCACCCTGCACCTGGTGCACTCGCTGCAGTCGGTCGCCACCCAGGTCCGCACGTTCGCCTTCGTGCGCGACCTCGTGGAGATCACGGACCTGTTCGCCGAGCACCGCATCGAGGAGGCCCTCTCGCTGGTGATGTCCGGCCTCCCCGCGGGCGGCGTGCTCGACGTCGACGCCGACTCCGACTACGGCCACGCGCTGGAGACCTTCCTGGAGCAGCACGGCTCCGCCCTCACCCGGCGCACGACGGTCATCGTGCTGGGCGACGGCCGGGGCAACCGGCACGACCCCCGGCTCGACGTCTTCGAGGAGATCACCCGCCGCGCGCGCTCGACCATCTGGCTCACCCCCGAGCCGCGCTACTCCTGGGCACTCGGGTCGTGCGACCTTCCCGCCTACGCCGAGTTCTGCGACCGGGTCCAGGTCGTGCGCAACCTCTCCGGGCTCGAACGCGTGTCGACCACCATGGCGACCTCCGGCGTGGAGGCGTGAGCCGATGACGACCGACGCGGCACCGATCGACCCACTCGCGCCGGCGCGCAGCGGGATCTACCGCGACGGCGTCGTCGAGGTCCGCTCGGCGGGTCGGTTCCGCGCGCGCCTCGACCACCGCTCGATCCGCACCGGCCACTTCGACGTGCACCCCGAGGGGAGCACGATCCGCGTCGAGCACTCCCTGGACCGCGACGAGGTCGACGACGACCTGGCCGGCCTGCTGGCGACCGAGCTGTTCGGCCCCGGCTGGCTGCGCGGCGCCGACCTCTTCGAGCGGATCTTCACCGGCATCGTGCTGACCAGCACCGACTCCTCCGACCCGCTGGCCGGCTGGGAGCTGTTCTACCGCAACACCCTGCGGCGCCTCGCCGACCCGTCGCACGCGACGGCACCCGGCCGCGCGCACGGGAGCCTGGCCGGCTACGCCCCCGTGCACGCCCACGCCGAGACGCTGCTCGCCCCGGGCAGCGTGCTCGAGCTCGGCTGTTGCTTCGGCTTCTTCTCGCTGCGTCTCGCCGCAGCCGGTCGGGAGATCCTCGCCACCGACGTCAACCCCGGAACGGTCGGGCTGCTCGCGGCGGTCGCGCCGCGGCTCGGCGTCGACGTGCGCACGCTGGTGGCCGACGCCGCCCACGTGCCGCTCGGCCCGCGCAGCGCCGACACCGTCGTCGCCCTCCACCTGCTCGAGCACCTCGCCCCCGACCACGGCGACCGGGTGGTCGTCGAGGCCCTGCGGCTGGCCCGCCACCGGCTCGTGGTCGCGGTGCCGCTGGAGGAGGAGGCCGACGAGACGTGGGGCCACGTCCGCACGGTCAGCCTCGCCGACCTCGAGAGGTGCGGCGTGCTCACGGGACGGCCGTTCGACGTCCACGAGCACCACGGCGGGTGGCTGGTCGTCGACGTGGGCGCCTGACCGGCAGCGACGCACCTCGTCAGAGCAGGCCCTGCTTGGTCGCCTCGTAGACCGCCTCGGCGCGACGGCTGACGCCGAGCTTGCGCAGGATGTTGCCGACGTGGAACTTCGCCGTGGTCTCGGAGATGTAGAGCTGGGCGCCGATCTCCCCGTTGGAGAGCCCGCGTGCCAGCAGCTGGACGACCTCGCGCTCGCGGGGCGTGAGCTGGTGGCTCTCCTCGACCGGCGGCGCGTGCAGCCCCCGCACCATGGCGGCCGCCGACCGCGGGTCGAAGGCCGACCCGCCCCGCGCGACGTCGCGGATCGCGCGGATCAGGCCCGTGGTGTCGACGTCCTTCACGACGTAGCCCTTGGCGCCGGCGCGGATCGTGCGGATCACCAGCTGCTCGTCGAGGAACGTGGTGAGGACCAGGATCCCGAGGTCGGGGTCGCGCTGGGCGAGCTCGGCGCACAGGTCGAGGCCCTCGACGTCGGACGACGCGGAGAGCTTGAGGTCCAGCAGCACGATGTGGGGGCGTACGCGGTCGACGACCGCGAGCGCCTCGGCCGCCGTGGACGCCTCGGCCACCACGGTGAGGTCGCGCTCGCGCTCGAGGATCGAGCGCAGGCCCTGCCTCACGATCGCGTGGTCGTCGACCAGCACGATGTCGACGGCGTCGGCGCGGGTGCCGGGGGCGTCGGGCGGGGTCAGCGTGGCCATGGTCCTCCTCGGTCCAACAGGTCGGCGAGCGTGTCGCGCTCGGGCACCACCACGGGCAGGGGCACCCGCATCTCCACCCGGACGCCGCCGAGGCGGGCGCGGCGGAACGCGATGCGGCCGCCGAGCTGGACGATCCGGCACTCGATGTTGGCCAGTCCGCGGTGCCGGCCGCTGGTGTCGCTGCGCTGCAGCCGCAGCACCCGGCTCATCCGGGTCGGGTCACCGCCCCCGTCGTCCGCGACGCTGGCGTAGAGCTCGTCGGCGCTGTAGCGCAGCCGGACCACCGCGCGCGTCGCATCGGCGTGGGTGGCGACGTTGAAGAGCGCCTCGCCGACCGCCCGGGCGATCTCGTGGTCGCCGTCGGCGGGGAGCGGCTCGACCTCGCCCTGGACCCGGACCTGCACCTTGAGCTGGGGCCGGTGGTGCTCCGCGACGTCGGCCACCAGCTCGGGCAGCGTCGACACGGTCTCGCGCGGGTCGCGGTGCAGGGAGTAGATCGCCCGCCGGAGCTGGTCGACCGCCTCCTGCGAGAGCTGCTTGGCCGTCACCACCCGCTCCAGCACCTCGGCGGCGTCGTCCATCGTCTCGAGGTCGCCGCGCGCCACCTCGAGCGCCATGCCGGCCGCGAGGACGTACTGGGTGACGCTGTCGTGGAGCTCGCGGGCGATGCGGTGGCGCTCGGCGTCGAGGAGCTCGCGCTGGAGGGCGACGGTGAGCCGCTGCTCGGTGTGCCGCAGCTCGCGGGTGCGCTGCTCGAGGTCGCGCGCCTGGCTCGTCGCCTCGTCGTAGAGCTGCTGGGCGCGGCGGTGGAGGGCCATGCCGGCCTGGTG includes:
- a CDS encoding AAA family ATPase, translated to MSAPDPSTPPFADVGEVLSRFREHGYLADERLATTVFLQTRLDKPVLLEGPAGVGKTQLATSLAEVTGRRLLRLQCYEGQDESKALYEWDYGKQLLYTQILREKIGQLVADAADLGEAVDRIAAQESVFFSDRFLAPRPLLEAITSEDPVVLLVDEVDRADEALEAVLLELLSEFQVSVPEIGTVRARHLPYVVLTSNNTRDLSAALKRRCLHLFLEYPSAERELEILRSKDTGLADALATRLVEVVRGLRELDLRKAPSISETIDWAHTLAVLGVTELSAEVLASTLNVVVKYERDLGRATAALPTLVDPNASVPDHRHVPGHGHGHGHGHGHDHPHDHDHAPDGDVDGREVRRSKDQPGRHDEAYYGAPGSSGGAREVTEGQGARSFAAQRARRRPV
- the mdo gene encoding NDMA-dependent methanol dehydrogenase (This methanol dehydrogenase is considered a nicotinoprotein, since its NADP cofactor remains is not dissociable, but instead remains permanently bound. A member of this family has been shown to act as a formaldehyde dismutase, able to convert two molecules of formaldehyde (plus one water molecule) into one of methanol and one of formate, with no net change in its redox state. More recently, it was shown in Mycobacterium smegmatis that this enzyme is critical to ethanol utilization, for which the biosynthesis of the cofactor-like electron carrier mycofactocin is also required.), translated to MQVDELLKPFPIKEFHPFPRALMGPGAHEMIGPEALKMGFRKSLIMTSGLRGTDIVHKIAESMKYHGLEVVVYDEVESNPKDYNVMDAVALYQENECDSFVSIGGGSSHDACKGARVSVAHDGRNVNEFEGFNMSENPKNPPHIAVSTTAGTGSETSWAYVITDTTTDPDNPHKYVAFDDASVATLAIDDPVLYYDCPVDYTAQCGFDVLAHASEPYVSRLNFEPSLGNALRAIKLTAENLRQAVWNGQDLAGRQGMMYAQYIAAQAFNSGGLGIIHSISHAVSAFYDTHHGLNNAIALPRVWAFNMPTQYKRFAEMAQAMGVDTYGMTDVRAADAALEAAIRLLRDVGITERFVDVTQDTYSKNRLGTGPTKFYENAKEIVGDAADVDRITNHVLGDACTPGNAKECTFETVRPVVEHCMTGDLDDLLT
- a CDS encoding VWA domain-containing protein, with product MEGAIHRFVRLLRLHGVRVSVSEAVDGLHAAAQPGVLDDPEVLRSALAVSLVKDRRDLAAFDRVFDRFFGLRPVVEEDDAEHSHAHDDLSDTGSLDEFTLSDEPGDTPAQGHSHGRPMDLHQFFRPEDMAQQYNLHQEANRLDMAQLTDEIVLSDEQASGAGEAARVQLSTRRLHNPGAPGDLATRAGLEVDAELTVAEEMALLAWLADELPDAPDDLDPDTAESLRALRERLAPLLEQLPERLREHLQRLMELEREVEEREVAAAQAETVDEQVRADLEESLRRLLRSLHGAPRPRRRTAARGQVDGARTMRHNMRFDGVPFRPVTVSRAEDRPRLLVLCDVSLSVRMTARFTLHLVHSLQSVATQVRTFAFVRDLVEITDLFAEHRIEEALSLVMSGLPAGGVLDVDADSDYGHALETFLEQHGSALTRRTTVIVLGDGRGNRHDPRLDVFEEITRRARSTIWLTPEPRYSWALGSCDLPAYAEFCDRVQVVRNLSGLERVSTTMATSGVEA
- the mftM gene encoding mycofactocin oligosaccharide methyltransferase MftM, whose product is MTTDAAPIDPLAPARSGIYRDGVVEVRSAGRFRARLDHRSIRTGHFDVHPEGSTIRVEHSLDRDEVDDDLAGLLATELFGPGWLRGADLFERIFTGIVLTSTDSSDPLAGWELFYRNTLRRLADPSHATAPGRAHGSLAGYAPVHAHAETLLAPGSVLELGCCFGFFSLRLAAAGREILATDVNPGTVGLLAAVAPRLGVDVRTLVADAAHVPLGPRSADTVVALHLLEHLAPDHGDRVVVEALRLARHRLVVAVPLEEEADETWGHVRTVSLADLERCGVLTGRPFDVHEHHGGWLVVDVGA
- a CDS encoding MadR family response regulator transcription factor, coding for MATLTPPDAPGTRADAVDIVLVDDHAIVRQGLRSILERERDLTVVAEASTAAEALAVVDRVRPHIVLLDLKLSASSDVEGLDLCAELAQRDPDLGILVLTTFLDEQLVIRTIRAGAKGYVVKDVDTTGLIRAIRDVARGGSAFDPRSAAAMVRGLHAPPVEESHQLTPREREVVQLLARGLSNGEIGAQLYISETTAKFHVGNILRKLGVSRRAEAVYEATKQGLL
- a CDS encoding MadS family sensor histidine kinase, with the translated sequence MSTDPVSGAPDLATLTGIRSGKRSYYRALLRSDERLQHAVRAMDSISRALVRTVEGPRGLLEEVLRAAATHLAAEWAILALSDGHVAGARPRFLVVDAHGTLTDDDADLPAHVRRELGAIRAGHATSSDDGGGWVRVPMHLEGRPVGSLVGLHGLAVDPEPSDLSVLRILANQAAVSLHTSEQHQAGMALHRRAQQLYDEATSQARDLEQRTRELRHTEQRLTVALQRELLDAERHRIARELHDSVTQYVLAAGMALEVARGDLETMDDAAEVLERVVTAKQLSQEAVDQLRRAIYSLHRDPRETVSTLPELVADVAEHHRPQLKVQVRVQGEVEPLPADGDHEIARAVGEALFNVATHADATRAVVRLRYSADELYASVADDGGGDPTRMSRVLRLQRSDTSGRHRGLANIECRIVQLGGRIAFRRARLGGVRVEMRVPLPVVVPERDTLADLLDRGGPWPR